A portion of the Vespula vulgaris chromosome 24, iyVesVulg1.1, whole genome shotgun sequence genome contains these proteins:
- the LOC127072103 gene encoding uncharacterized protein LOC127072103 isoform X21, translating into MPKSETNVPIMTRSKKEGTFNDPKLSLNEVKNEATSKTITEKDKIDTPVVKQVQPMKEVMKTDVQVEKNMMDQSVEKKTEKKFVIEKSTDKDRSSSKNVESLILEKNKPKEEVHSFAKKDESLFCEKNVPKEEVRSFTKKDEYFFLETNKSKEEVRSSTKKDESPVLEKNVVKEEVRSSSKKDEFCVLEKNIAKEELRSSSKKDEFCILEKNKAKEEDRSCSTKDEFLILEKNVPKEELRPFSKKDESVFPEKNKPEEDNLFSSKKDEFLFVEKNKPKEEVRSSSQKDEFVIVEKNKPKEDDQPSSKKEEFFIVEKNKPFKPANVAVPRKSQPYVPPITNESPIVLATHLVPSLPVALFELLAEVIEVATERPVNLLYEPRSNRKVAKNITDIAILSANEEWEDGNLLPVSFIFKHRLNKDNSPSIYADVIIASDLTPHVEDIIDMRGYRCALPDRSKKVGATTLLYNYLHTVGEGPAFFGNTLDVDSQIAVLQMVAGKQAEVGILEAPVIMCHKDTLPGIESLRIVTSLGPLPPYRIMVNKTLSDNLVRKLTSSLLNCNQDVERMEKLASFGILGFAINSTDFYEFSDVKSAIKRGPYY; encoded by the exons ATGCCTAAATCGGAAACTAATGTACCGATCATGActcgatcgaaaaaagaaggaacattCAATGATCCAAAACTATCGCTTAATGAAGTAAAAAATGAAGCTACGAGTAAAACGATCACTGAGAAGGACAAAATTGATACACCGGTTGTGAAACAAGTACAACCGATGAAGGAAGTTATGAAAACTGATGTACAAGTTGAAAAGAATATGATGGATCAATCGGTCGAGAAGAAAactgaaaagaaatttgttatcGAGAAATCTACGGACAAAGATCGATCATCTTCAAAAAACGTTGAATCTTTGAtccttgaaaaaaat aaaccaAAAGAAGAAGTTCATTCTTTCGCGAAGAAAGATGAATCTTTGTTCTGcgaaaaaaat gtacCTAAAGAAGAAGTTCGATCTTTTACGAAGAAAGATGAATATTTCTTCCTCGAAACAAAT aAATCCAAAGAAGAAGTGCGATCTTCTACGAAGAAAGATGAATCACCCGTCCTTGAAAAAAAT gtAGTGAAAGAAGAAGTTCGATCTTCTTCGAAGAAAGATGAATTTTGCGTCCtcgaaaaaaat atagcGAAAGAAGAACTTCGATCTTCTTCGAAGAAGGATGAATTTTGCattctcgaaaaaaat aaagcaaaagaagaagatcgaTCTTGTTCGACGAAAGATGAATTTTTGATTCTCGAAAAGAAT gTACCGAAAGAAGAATTACGACCTTTTTCGAAGAAGGATGAATCTGTGTTTCccgaaaaaaat aaaccagaagaagataatttattttcgtcgaagaaagatgaatttcttttcgtcgaGAAAAAT aaACCAAAAGAAGAAGTTCGATCTTCCTCGCAGAAAGATGAATTTGTGATCGTGGAAAAAAAT aaaccaAAAGAAGATGATCAACCTTCttcgaagaaagaggaattttttattgtagaaaaaaat aaaccaTTTAAACCCGCGAACGTTGCTGTACCAAGAAAAAGTCAACCCTACGTGCCACCCATTACAAATGAATCTCCAATCGTATTAGCTACACATTTAGTACCGTCCTTACCAGTTGCTCTTTTTGAATTATTGGCCGAAGTGATCGAAGTTGCAACAGAAAGGCCTGTTAATCTTTTATACGAGCCTAGATCTAATAGGAAAGTAGCAAAGAATATTACCGACATCG CTATTTTGTCAGCCAATGAAGAATGGGAAGATGGTAATCTTTTGCCAgtatcttttatattcaaaCATCGTCTTAATAAGGATAATTCACCTTCTATTTATGCCGATGTTATTATTGCTTCGGATCTCACACCTCATGTTGAA GATATCATTGACATGCGTGGATATAGATGTGCTTTACCTGACAGGTCTAAAAAAGTAGGAGCTACAACactattgtataattatttgcaTACTGTTGGAGAAGGTCCAGCTTTCTTCGGCAATACTTTAG atGTCGACTCACAAATAGCTGTCTTACAAATGGTCGCTGGTAAACAAGCTGAAGTAGGCATTTTGGAAGCTCCTGTTATCATGTGCCATAAGGACACTTTGCCCGGCATAGAATCACTTCGTATAGTCACCAGTTTGGGACCATTACCACCTTATCGTATCATGGTTAATAAAACTCTATCTG ataatCTTGTAAGAAAGCTAACATCTTCTCTACTTAATTGTAATCAAGATGTTGAACGGATGGAAAAACTAGCATCTTTTGGAATCTTAGGTTTTGCCATCAATTCCACAGATTTCTATGAATTTAGTGATGTTAAGTCTGCCATTAAAAGGGGACCGTATTATTGA
- the LOC127072103 gene encoding cytadherence high molecular weight protein 1-like isoform X2 has protein sequence MPKSETNVPIMTRSKKEGTFNDPKLSLNEVKNEATSKTITEKDKIDTPVVKQVQPMKEVMKTDVQVEKNMMDQSVEKKTEKKFVIEKSTDKDRSSSKNVESLILEKNKPKEENRSTMKKDECSILEKNKPKENVRSSSKKDESLFHEYNKPKEEVHSFAKKDESLFCEKNKPKEENLFASKKDESLILEKNVPKEEVRSFTKKDEYFFLETNKSKEEVRSSTKKDESPVLEKNVVKEEVRSSSKKDEFCVLEKNIAKEELRSSSKKDEFCILEKNKAKEEDRSCSTKDEFLILEKNVPKEELRPFSKKDESVFPEKNKPEEDNLFSSKKDEFLFVEKNKPKEEVRSSSQKDEFVIVEKNKPKEDDQPSSKKEEFFIVEKNKPFKPANVAVPRKSQPYVPPITNESPIVLATHLVPSLPVALFELLAEVIEVATERPVNLLYEPRSNRKVAKNITDIAILSANEEWEDGNLLPVSFIFKHRLNKDNSPSIYADVIIASDLTPHVEDIIDMRGYRCALPDRSKKVGATTLLYNYLHTVGEGPAFFGNTLDVDSQIAVLQMVAGKQAEVGILEAPVIMCHKDTLPGIESLRIVTSLGPLPPYRIMVNKTLSDNLVRKLTSSLLNCNQDVERMEKLASFGILGFAINSTDFYEFSDVKSAIKRGPYY, from the exons ATGCCTAAATCGGAAACTAATGTACCGATCATGActcgatcgaaaaaagaaggaacattCAATGATCCAAAACTATCGCTTAATGAAGTAAAAAATGAAGCTACGAGTAAAACGATCACTGAGAAGGACAAAATTGATACACCGGTTGTGAAACAAGTACAACCGATGAAGGAAGTTATGAAAACTGATGTACAAGTTGAAAAGAATATGATGGATCAATCGGTCGAGAAGAAAactgaaaagaaatttgttatcGAGAAATCTACGGACAAAGATCGATCATCTTCAAAAAACGTTGAATCTTTGAtccttgaaaaaaat aaaccaaaagaagaaaatcgatctACTATGAAGAAAGATGAATGTTCCATTCTCGAAAAGAAT aaaccGAAAGAAAACGTTCGATCTTCTTCGAAGAAAGATGAATCTTTGTTCCACGAATATAAT aaaccaAAAGAAGAAGTTCATTCTTTCGCGAAGAAAGATGAATCTTTGTTCTGcgaaaaaaat aaaccaaaagaagaaaatttatttgccTCGAAGAAGGATGAATCTTTGAtccttgaaaaaaat gtacCTAAAGAAGAAGTTCGATCTTTTACGAAGAAAGATGAATATTTCTTCCTCGAAACAAAT aAATCCAAAGAAGAAGTGCGATCTTCTACGAAGAAAGATGAATCACCCGTCCTTGAAAAAAAT gtAGTGAAAGAAGAAGTTCGATCTTCTTCGAAGAAAGATGAATTTTGCGTCCtcgaaaaaaat atagcGAAAGAAGAACTTCGATCTTCTTCGAAGAAGGATGAATTTTGCattctcgaaaaaaat aaagcaaaagaagaagatcgaTCTTGTTCGACGAAAGATGAATTTTTGATTCTCGAAAAGAAT gTACCGAAAGAAGAATTACGACCTTTTTCGAAGAAGGATGAATCTGTGTTTCccgaaaaaaat aaaccagaagaagataatttattttcgtcgaagaaagatgaatttcttttcgtcgaGAAAAAT aaACCAAAAGAAGAAGTTCGATCTTCCTCGCAGAAAGATGAATTTGTGATCGTGGAAAAAAAT aaaccaAAAGAAGATGATCAACCTTCttcgaagaaagaggaattttttattgtagaaaaaaat aaaccaTTTAAACCCGCGAACGTTGCTGTACCAAGAAAAAGTCAACCCTACGTGCCACCCATTACAAATGAATCTCCAATCGTATTAGCTACACATTTAGTACCGTCCTTACCAGTTGCTCTTTTTGAATTATTGGCCGAAGTGATCGAAGTTGCAACAGAAAGGCCTGTTAATCTTTTATACGAGCCTAGATCTAATAGGAAAGTAGCAAAGAATATTACCGACATCG CTATTTTGTCAGCCAATGAAGAATGGGAAGATGGTAATCTTTTGCCAgtatcttttatattcaaaCATCGTCTTAATAAGGATAATTCACCTTCTATTTATGCCGATGTTATTATTGCTTCGGATCTCACACCTCATGTTGAA GATATCATTGACATGCGTGGATATAGATGTGCTTTACCTGACAGGTCTAAAAAAGTAGGAGCTACAACactattgtataattatttgcaTACTGTTGGAGAAGGTCCAGCTTTCTTCGGCAATACTTTAG atGTCGACTCACAAATAGCTGTCTTACAAATGGTCGCTGGTAAACAAGCTGAAGTAGGCATTTTGGAAGCTCCTGTTATCATGTGCCATAAGGACACTTTGCCCGGCATAGAATCACTTCGTATAGTCACCAGTTTGGGACCATTACCACCTTATCGTATCATGGTTAATAAAACTCTATCTG ataatCTTGTAAGAAAGCTAACATCTTCTCTACTTAATTGTAATCAAGATGTTGAACGGATGGAAAAACTAGCATCTTTTGGAATCTTAGGTTTTGCCATCAATTCCACAGATTTCTATGAATTTAGTGATGTTAAGTCTGCCATTAAAAGGGGACCGTATTATTGA
- the LOC127072103 gene encoding titin-like isoform X14, which produces MPKSETNVPIMTRSKKEGTFNDPKLSLNEVKNEATSKTITEKDKIDTPVVKQVQPMKEVMKTDVQVEKNMMDQSVEKKTEKKFVIEKSTDKDRSSSKNVESLILEKNKPKDPSALKKDESLIHEKNKPKEENRSTMKKDECSILEKNKPKENVRSSSKKDESLFHEYNKPKEEVHSFAKKDESLFCEKNKPKEENLFASKKDESLILEKNVVKEEVRSSSKKDEFCVLEKNIAKEELRSSSKKDEFCILEKNKAKEEDRSCSTKDEFLILEKNVPKEELRPFSKKDESVFPEKNKPEEDNLFSSKKDEFLFVEKNKPKEEVRSSSQKDEFVIVEKNKPKEDDQPSSKKEEFFIVEKNKPFKPANVAVPRKSQPYVPPITNESPIVLATHLVPSLPVALFELLAEVIEVATERPVNLLYEPRSNRKVAKNITDIAILSANEEWEDGNLLPVSFIFKHRLNKDNSPSIYADVIIASDLTPHVEDIIDMRGYRCALPDRSKKVGATTLLYNYLHTVGEGPAFFGNTLDVDSQIAVLQMVAGKQAEVGILEAPVIMCHKDTLPGIESLRIVTSLGPLPPYRIMVNKTLSDNLVRKLTSSLLNCNQDVERMEKLASFGILGFAINSTDFYEFSDVKSAIKRGPYY; this is translated from the exons ATGCCTAAATCGGAAACTAATGTACCGATCATGActcgatcgaaaaaagaaggaacattCAATGATCCAAAACTATCGCTTAATGAAGTAAAAAATGAAGCTACGAGTAAAACGATCACTGAGAAGGACAAAATTGATACACCGGTTGTGAAACAAGTACAACCGATGAAGGAAGTTATGAAAACTGATGTACAAGTTGAAAAGAATATGATGGATCAATCGGTCGAGAAGAAAactgaaaagaaatttgttatcGAGAAATCTACGGACAAAGATCGATCATCTTCAAAAAACGTTGAATCTTTGAtccttgaaaaaaat aaaccaAAAGATCCGTCTGCTTTGAAGAAAGATGAATCTTTGATCcacgaaaaaaat aaaccaaaagaagaaaatcgatctACTATGAAGAAAGATGAATGTTCCATTCTCGAAAAGAAT aaaccGAAAGAAAACGTTCGATCTTCTTCGAAGAAAGATGAATCTTTGTTCCACGAATATAAT aaaccaAAAGAAGAAGTTCATTCTTTCGCGAAGAAAGATGAATCTTTGTTCTGcgaaaaaaat aaaccaaaagaagaaaatttatttgccTCGAAGAAGGATGAATCTTTGAtccttgaaaaaaat gtAGTGAAAGAAGAAGTTCGATCTTCTTCGAAGAAAGATGAATTTTGCGTCCtcgaaaaaaat atagcGAAAGAAGAACTTCGATCTTCTTCGAAGAAGGATGAATTTTGCattctcgaaaaaaat aaagcaaaagaagaagatcgaTCTTGTTCGACGAAAGATGAATTTTTGATTCTCGAAAAGAAT gTACCGAAAGAAGAATTACGACCTTTTTCGAAGAAGGATGAATCTGTGTTTCccgaaaaaaat aaaccagaagaagataatttattttcgtcgaagaaagatgaatttcttttcgtcgaGAAAAAT aaACCAAAAGAAGAAGTTCGATCTTCCTCGCAGAAAGATGAATTTGTGATCGTGGAAAAAAAT aaaccaAAAGAAGATGATCAACCTTCttcgaagaaagaggaattttttattgtagaaaaaaat aaaccaTTTAAACCCGCGAACGTTGCTGTACCAAGAAAAAGTCAACCCTACGTGCCACCCATTACAAATGAATCTCCAATCGTATTAGCTACACATTTAGTACCGTCCTTACCAGTTGCTCTTTTTGAATTATTGGCCGAAGTGATCGAAGTTGCAACAGAAAGGCCTGTTAATCTTTTATACGAGCCTAGATCTAATAGGAAAGTAGCAAAGAATATTACCGACATCG CTATTTTGTCAGCCAATGAAGAATGGGAAGATGGTAATCTTTTGCCAgtatcttttatattcaaaCATCGTCTTAATAAGGATAATTCACCTTCTATTTATGCCGATGTTATTATTGCTTCGGATCTCACACCTCATGTTGAA GATATCATTGACATGCGTGGATATAGATGTGCTTTACCTGACAGGTCTAAAAAAGTAGGAGCTACAACactattgtataattatttgcaTACTGTTGGAGAAGGTCCAGCTTTCTTCGGCAATACTTTAG atGTCGACTCACAAATAGCTGTCTTACAAATGGTCGCTGGTAAACAAGCTGAAGTAGGCATTTTGGAAGCTCCTGTTATCATGTGCCATAAGGACACTTTGCCCGGCATAGAATCACTTCGTATAGTCACCAGTTTGGGACCATTACCACCTTATCGTATCATGGTTAATAAAACTCTATCTG ataatCTTGTAAGAAAGCTAACATCTTCTCTACTTAATTGTAATCAAGATGTTGAACGGATGGAAAAACTAGCATCTTTTGGAATCTTAGGTTTTGCCATCAATTCCACAGATTTCTATGAATTTAGTGATGTTAAGTCTGCCATTAAAAGGGGACCGTATTATTGA
- the LOC127072103 gene encoding uncharacterized protein LOC127072103 isoform X23 codes for MPKSETNVPIMTRSKKEGTFNDPKLSLNEVKNEATSKTITEKDKIDTPVVKQVQPMKEVMKTDVQVEKNMMDQSVEKKTEKKFVIEKSTDKDRSSSKNVESLILEKNKPKDPSALKKDESLIHEKNVPKEEVRSFTKKDEYFFLETNKSKEEVRSSTKKDESPVLEKNVVKEEVRSSSKKDEFCVLEKNIAKEELRSSSKKDEFCILEKNKAKEEDRSCSTKDEFLILEKNVPKEELRPFSKKDESVFPEKNKPEEDNLFSSKKDEFLFVEKNKPKEEVRSSSQKDEFVIVEKNKPKEDDQPSSKKEEFFIVEKNKPFKPANVAVPRKSQPYVPPITNESPIVLATHLVPSLPVALFELLAEVIEVATERPVNLLYEPRSNRKVAKNITDIAILSANEEWEDGNLLPVSFIFKHRLNKDNSPSIYADVIIASDLTPHVEDIIDMRGYRCALPDRSKKVGATTLLYNYLHTVGEGPAFFGNTLDVDSQIAVLQMVAGKQAEVGILEAPVIMCHKDTLPGIESLRIVTSLGPLPPYRIMVNKTLSDNLVRKLTSSLLNCNQDVERMEKLASFGILGFAINSTDFYEFSDVKSAIKRGPYY; via the exons ATGCCTAAATCGGAAACTAATGTACCGATCATGActcgatcgaaaaaagaaggaacattCAATGATCCAAAACTATCGCTTAATGAAGTAAAAAATGAAGCTACGAGTAAAACGATCACTGAGAAGGACAAAATTGATACACCGGTTGTGAAACAAGTACAACCGATGAAGGAAGTTATGAAAACTGATGTACAAGTTGAAAAGAATATGATGGATCAATCGGTCGAGAAGAAAactgaaaagaaatttgttatcGAGAAATCTACGGACAAAGATCGATCATCTTCAAAAAACGTTGAATCTTTGAtccttgaaaaaaat aaaccaAAAGATCCGTCTGCTTTGAAGAAAGATGAATCTTTGATCcacgaaaaaaat gtacCTAAAGAAGAAGTTCGATCTTTTACGAAGAAAGATGAATATTTCTTCCTCGAAACAAAT aAATCCAAAGAAGAAGTGCGATCTTCTACGAAGAAAGATGAATCACCCGTCCTTGAAAAAAAT gtAGTGAAAGAAGAAGTTCGATCTTCTTCGAAGAAAGATGAATTTTGCGTCCtcgaaaaaaat atagcGAAAGAAGAACTTCGATCTTCTTCGAAGAAGGATGAATTTTGCattctcgaaaaaaat aaagcaaaagaagaagatcgaTCTTGTTCGACGAAAGATGAATTTTTGATTCTCGAAAAGAAT gTACCGAAAGAAGAATTACGACCTTTTTCGAAGAAGGATGAATCTGTGTTTCccgaaaaaaat aaaccagaagaagataatttattttcgtcgaagaaagatgaatttcttttcgtcgaGAAAAAT aaACCAAAAGAAGAAGTTCGATCTTCCTCGCAGAAAGATGAATTTGTGATCGTGGAAAAAAAT aaaccaAAAGAAGATGATCAACCTTCttcgaagaaagaggaattttttattgtagaaaaaaat aaaccaTTTAAACCCGCGAACGTTGCTGTACCAAGAAAAAGTCAACCCTACGTGCCACCCATTACAAATGAATCTCCAATCGTATTAGCTACACATTTAGTACCGTCCTTACCAGTTGCTCTTTTTGAATTATTGGCCGAAGTGATCGAAGTTGCAACAGAAAGGCCTGTTAATCTTTTATACGAGCCTAGATCTAATAGGAAAGTAGCAAAGAATATTACCGACATCG CTATTTTGTCAGCCAATGAAGAATGGGAAGATGGTAATCTTTTGCCAgtatcttttatattcaaaCATCGTCTTAATAAGGATAATTCACCTTCTATTTATGCCGATGTTATTATTGCTTCGGATCTCACACCTCATGTTGAA GATATCATTGACATGCGTGGATATAGATGTGCTTTACCTGACAGGTCTAAAAAAGTAGGAGCTACAACactattgtataattatttgcaTACTGTTGGAGAAGGTCCAGCTTTCTTCGGCAATACTTTAG atGTCGACTCACAAATAGCTGTCTTACAAATGGTCGCTGGTAAACAAGCTGAAGTAGGCATTTTGGAAGCTCCTGTTATCATGTGCCATAAGGACACTTTGCCCGGCATAGAATCACTTCGTATAGTCACCAGTTTGGGACCATTACCACCTTATCGTATCATGGTTAATAAAACTCTATCTG ataatCTTGTAAGAAAGCTAACATCTTCTCTACTTAATTGTAATCAAGATGTTGAACGGATGGAAAAACTAGCATCTTTTGGAATCTTAGGTTTTGCCATCAATTCCACAGATTTCTATGAATTTAGTGATGTTAAGTCTGCCATTAAAAGGGGACCGTATTATTGA
- the LOC127072103 gene encoding uncharacterized protein LOC127072103 isoform X26, giving the protein MPKSETNVPIMTRSKKEGTFNDPKLSLNEVKNEATSKTITEKDKIDTPVVKQVQPMKEVMKTDVQVEKNMMDQSVEKKTEKKFVIEKSTDKDRSSSKNVESLILEKNKPKDPSALKKDESLIHEKNKPKEENRSTMKKDECSILEKNKPKENVRSSSKKDESLFHEYNKPKEEVHSFAKKDESLFCEKNKPKEENLFASKKDESLILEKNVPKEEVRSFTKKDEYFFLETNKSKEEVRSSTKKDESPVLEKNVPKEELRPFSKKDESVFPEKNKPKEEVRSSSQKDEFVIVEKNKPKEDDQPSSKKEEFFIVEKNKPFKPANVAVPRKSQPYVPPITNESPIVLATHLVPSLPVALFELLAEVIEVATERPVNLLYEPRSNRKVAKNITDIAILSANEEWEDGNLLPVSFIFKHRLNKDNSPSIYADVIIASDLTPHVEDIIDMRGYRCALPDRSKKVGATTLLYNYLHTVGEGPAFFGNTLDVDSQIAVLQMVAGKQAEVGILEAPVIMCHKDTLPGIESLRIVTSLGPLPPYRIMVNKTLSDNLVRKLTSSLLNCNQDVERMEKLASFGILGFAINSTDFYEFSDVKSAIKRGPYY; this is encoded by the exons ATGCCTAAATCGGAAACTAATGTACCGATCATGActcgatcgaaaaaagaaggaacattCAATGATCCAAAACTATCGCTTAATGAAGTAAAAAATGAAGCTACGAGTAAAACGATCACTGAGAAGGACAAAATTGATACACCGGTTGTGAAACAAGTACAACCGATGAAGGAAGTTATGAAAACTGATGTACAAGTTGAAAAGAATATGATGGATCAATCGGTCGAGAAGAAAactgaaaagaaatttgttatcGAGAAATCTACGGACAAAGATCGATCATCTTCAAAAAACGTTGAATCTTTGAtccttgaaaaaaat aaaccaAAAGATCCGTCTGCTTTGAAGAAAGATGAATCTTTGATCcacgaaaaaaat aaaccaaaagaagaaaatcgatctACTATGAAGAAAGATGAATGTTCCATTCTCGAAAAGAAT aaaccGAAAGAAAACGTTCGATCTTCTTCGAAGAAAGATGAATCTTTGTTCCACGAATATAAT aaaccaAAAGAAGAAGTTCATTCTTTCGCGAAGAAAGATGAATCTTTGTTCTGcgaaaaaaat aaaccaaaagaagaaaatttatttgccTCGAAGAAGGATGAATCTTTGAtccttgaaaaaaat gtacCTAAAGAAGAAGTTCGATCTTTTACGAAGAAAGATGAATATTTCTTCCTCGAAACAAAT aAATCCAAAGAAGAAGTGCGATCTTCTACGAAGAAAGATGAATCACCCGTCCTTGAAAAAAAT gTACCGAAAGAAGAATTACGACCTTTTTCGAAGAAGGATGAATCTGTGTTTCccgaaaaaaat aaACCAAAAGAAGAAGTTCGATCTTCCTCGCAGAAAGATGAATTTGTGATCGTGGAAAAAAAT aaaccaAAAGAAGATGATCAACCTTCttcgaagaaagaggaattttttattgtagaaaaaaat aaaccaTTTAAACCCGCGAACGTTGCTGTACCAAGAAAAAGTCAACCCTACGTGCCACCCATTACAAATGAATCTCCAATCGTATTAGCTACACATTTAGTACCGTCCTTACCAGTTGCTCTTTTTGAATTATTGGCCGAAGTGATCGAAGTTGCAACAGAAAGGCCTGTTAATCTTTTATACGAGCCTAGATCTAATAGGAAAGTAGCAAAGAATATTACCGACATCG CTATTTTGTCAGCCAATGAAGAATGGGAAGATGGTAATCTTTTGCCAgtatcttttatattcaaaCATCGTCTTAATAAGGATAATTCACCTTCTATTTATGCCGATGTTATTATTGCTTCGGATCTCACACCTCATGTTGAA GATATCATTGACATGCGTGGATATAGATGTGCTTTACCTGACAGGTCTAAAAAAGTAGGAGCTACAACactattgtataattatttgcaTACTGTTGGAGAAGGTCCAGCTTTCTTCGGCAATACTTTAG atGTCGACTCACAAATAGCTGTCTTACAAATGGTCGCTGGTAAACAAGCTGAAGTAGGCATTTTGGAAGCTCCTGTTATCATGTGCCATAAGGACACTTTGCCCGGCATAGAATCACTTCGTATAGTCACCAGTTTGGGACCATTACCACCTTATCGTATCATGGTTAATAAAACTCTATCTG ataatCTTGTAAGAAAGCTAACATCTTCTCTACTTAATTGTAATCAAGATGTTGAACGGATGGAAAAACTAGCATCTTTTGGAATCTTAGGTTTTGCCATCAATTCCACAGATTTCTATGAATTTAGTGATGTTAAGTCTGCCATTAAAAGGGGACCGTATTATTGA